One Aegilops tauschii subsp. strangulata cultivar AL8/78 chromosome 7, Aet v6.0, whole genome shotgun sequence genomic window carries:
- the LOC109735241 gene encoding serine/threonine-protein phosphatase 7 long form homolog encodes MPHSQHKISKTWENPNICLNVRCHHVGIPFDPLCTSALENLGFYQIAKMRKINVDKYLIPALVERWRPETNSFHLPVGEMTITLQDVSCLRGLPIHGKPLVGKVDTHWSEIVERLLGIPVDEQHMKQKKRRKGDDNTVVRNSQYSLNLGKPRERFHVLPDNPMDREINWHARALVLEILGSVVFTDTSEDGVPATYLQFMQDLGQPTEYNWGAAALALLYRELSIGAEKERLEISGPLLLLQLWSWSRLHLVALKLFLRSPKKERSLMKTKKNKKYTWIITLFLEQSGVLHMRLMSLIMLALYSPRQT; translated from the exons ATGCCTCACAGCCAACACAAAATATCCAAAACTTGGGAAAAT CCTAACATTTGCTTGAATGTACGGTGTCACCATGTTGGCATCCCATTTGACCCCCTATGTACATCAGCTTTAGAGAACCTTGGTTTTTATCAGATTGCTAAGATGAGGAAAATCAATGTCGACAAATATTTGATACCGGCATTGGTGGAGCGTTGGCGGCCCGAGACAAACAGTTTTCACCTACCTGTAGGAGAAATGACTATTACGTTGCAAGATGTCAGTTGTTTGCGGGGGTTACCTATCCATGGTAAACCACTTGTTGGAAAAGTTGATACACATTGGTCAGAAATAGTTGAGAGGTTGCTTGGGATTCCTGTGGATGAACAACACATGAAACAAAAGAAAAGGCGAAAAGGTGATGATAATACTGTTGTGAGGAATTCACAATACTCTCTAAATCTGGGTAAACCGCGGGAACGCTTTCATGTGTTGCCGGATAATCCAATGGACCGGGAGATTAATTGGCATGCTCGAGCACTTGTTCTAGAAATCCTTGGCTCCGTAGTCTTTACTGATACATCTGAAGATGGAGTGCCAGCTACGTATCTCCAATTTATGCAGGATTTAGGACAACCAACAGAGTATAATTGGGGAGCAGCTGCTCTTGCTCTATTGTATAGAGAATTGAGCATAGGTGCTGAGAAAGAGAGACTAGAAATTTCAGGTCCTTTATTGCTGCTACAGTTATGGTCTTGGTCCCGTTTGCACTTGGTCGCCCTAAAGTTATTTTTGAGAAGCCCAAAGAAGGAGAGGAGCTTGATGAAGACGAAGAAGAACAAGAAGTACACTTGGATTATAACCTTGTTTTTGGAGCAAAGTGGTGTGCTGCACATGCGTTTGATGTCCCTCATAATGCTGGCATTGTATTCTCCTCGCCAAACTTAG